AGCACCAGTGGCGCCGGCTTCTCCTCCACCCCGTTCCCGGGCGCCTCCACCGCCTTCTTCTTCAACCCTTCAATCCTCTTATAAATCTCCTTCAAGTTCTGATCAAGCAACCACCCCATGTCATTCAACTCCGCCGCGCCCAGCCCCTGAAGCCCCTTTCCAGTCAAGCACTGGTACATGAGATGAGTGATCTCCTTCTCCCGGTTATCCTTGTGGAGCTTCTTCAGCTGGTCCGCCGCCTTGGAGATGCGGTGGCGGATGAACGACTCCTGGTTGACCATCTTCTTGCTCTGCTCCATCTCTGGCATGCGCTTAAACTGCGCCAGAACGCGGTGCGCGCCGCGGCCATCGGGCCAGACCTCCGGCTGGGAGTCATAGGGGCTGTAGACAACGGCGCAGGCATCAATCCCGCAGAGCGTGCTCAGCTCGCTCACCTTCTTCATCAAACCCTTCTTCCGCTTCTTGAAAGTGGCTTTCCGGGCGGAGTCGTTAGTGATGAACGCCAGCTTCACTTTCTTTCTTGTCATGGCGGCCGGAGTAGCTGCTAGCTATATATGGTGATGGT
This region of Sesamum indicum cultivar Zhongzhi No. 13 linkage group LG4, S_indicum_v1.0, whole genome shotgun sequence genomic DNA includes:
- the LOC105161076 gene encoding agamous-like MADS-box protein AGL80, which gives rise to MTRKKVKLAFITNDSARKATFKKRKKGLMKKVSELSTLCGIDACAVVYSPYDSQPEVWPDGRGAHRVLAQFKRMPEMEQSKKMVNQESFIRHRISKAADQLKKLHKDNREKEITHLMYQCLTGKGLQGLGAAELNDMGWLLDQNLKEIYKRIEGLKKKAVEAPGNGVEEKPAPLVLDGGMQRAAPPQQWFTECMGNPGDNQQGLGSSFGHGGVGGSGSGGGGEEMILPFSDGSNSAAMWSNVFFP